One region of Solanum pennellii chromosome 6, SPENNV200 genomic DNA includes:
- the LOC107022552 gene encoding uncharacterized protein LOC107022552 has protein sequence MNLPAHLLLSHLKPGFPLQFSPITLSLSLCAQLFRFGFNSFTMKVHPVTSNVLSPANGSVCRKKKLRRLPHIFAKVLELPFHSDSDVSIYETSDSLRFVIPTDDVGDNIRAHIVEIYPGVTKIVIRADNVFDSSLDLDLWRFRLPAATLPELASARFSDGELVVTVPKGEEEDDGDIVGAGGFVLVQ, from the coding sequence aTGAACCTGCCTGCCCATTTGTTACTCTCACATCTAAAGCCAGGATTTCCACTACAGTTTAGTCCtataactctctctctctctctctgcgCACAACTATTTCGGTTCGGGTTTaattctttcaccatgaaggtTCATCCAGTAACAAGTAACGTATTGTCTCCGGCGAACGGCTCAGTTTGCCGGAAAAAGAAGCTCCGGAGACTACCTCATATTTTTGCCAAGGTTCTAGAACTTCCTTTTCATTCCGATTCTGATGTTTCAATCTACGAAACTTCTGATTCGTTGCGATTCGTCATCCCAACAGATGATGTCGGCGATAATATTAGAGCTCACATCGTTGAGATCTATCCGGGTGTTACTAAGATTGTTATCCGAGCTGATAACGTTTTTGATTCTTCATTGGACCTCGACTTGTGGCGATTTCGGCTTCCGGCCGCAACTCTGCCGGAACTGGCTAGTGCCCGTTTTAGTGACGGTGAGTTGGTGGTCACGGTGCCCAAAGGGGAGGAGGAAGACGACGGCGATATCGTCGGAGCAGGTGGTTTTGTTCTCGTACAATAA